The DNA sequence ttttcaacaattttacttCACGAAGAAGAACTCTGTCTATGGGTTCCTGAAGCGAAGAGTTGTGTTTCTCTTGTAATTCGTTAATCTCAAGTGAATCATgtaatttatcattaatatcGTTGATTAGAGTTAGTATTTGTTCTTGAGATAATTGATTATTTGGCAATGAAACAGTAGGATCCATACATGAGAGAGACAACAAAAAGTTTGTAGCTAACATCGTATCACGAACAATAGcaccatttttattaaatccaAAAACTTTAGATGACAAATCTAAGGGCATTCGTTGAATGTGTTCAATTATACGAAGATATTCGCACCTTTGTGGTATCAATTCTTTTATGCCACTTGTACACGTATAATGCTGATCTTCGATTATGTGTATGTTACAGTAATCGTTCAAAAGGTACTTTAGACTTCTCTTATCAAAATCGTCCATTATTTTTCCACCATAGTTACATTCTCCAATTAAGTACAAAAGAATATCGAAAGGTACAtaatcggtattatttattaagttcCGCATTTGCATGGCGGATATGCGAAAATCAGAATGATCGAAATCATACGGTACATTCCAACCTAGAATTtcaaagtttttcttttctttgataATTGAATGGAAGAGACACAAGCCAAAAAGAAGCTTTGAGAAAGCTGTATCTTTTCCAGGGCATCCttcgaaaaattctttgtttgTTATAGGTTCAGACTGATAAATGTTTAACAACGTCTCTTTGATATTTAGAGGATAGTCGTGTACgatttttatactattttgcAAAATACTAATaggaaattcttttatagGATAACTGGATAACCACAATCGAAAATTTATAGACACTTTTGAGATATTGCAGTTTTCACAGATTTGTTCAAGCTGAATCATCCAATGAGGCACTGTATGACAATTTTGCAAAAACACCCACCCTCCTTCTCTCTGAGCTTTTTGTATAAGAAACTTGGCTTTTCCTTCTTGACCTTTGCTCATTGATAAAGAGATAAACTTTGACAAGTAGCCTTTTGTTCTTGCGTATGTAGAAACAAGAGATAAAAGCGATGAACAACTTggtaaaataaacagaagaGGAGTTAAACAACTGGATTCTGTGTATGATTGAGATATTTTAAGTTGGGGGGAACAACTTTGAATACttcctaaaatattttctatcatttGCATAACATGTATTATAATCTTATCAGGccataaaatttttgtaagaattAGTTTCTGGAATAAAGATAATTTGTCCAACCAAGGTTTTGGCAATAAGTCACTTTGAAGTGACCTGGAAGCATAATATTGTTTCCAAGTCTCATTGTTGCAACAAATATCATCTGCAAGACCATGAAAAGCAGGCAACTTCTCACtaagattataaatttttatccaaatatCATCTGAAAGCCAATCAAGTGTATTATCAGAAACTGTATTAATGTGATCCATGTGTGCTGatataaagtatttaatttcatcttctGTGGTTTGTTGAtcatctaataaaattttagaacaCAATAAGAAAGAATACAATGTCTTATGTTTTTCTGATAAAGATTTAGAAATGCTTGTATGAAGGCTTTGAGTAAATGAAGATTTCAGAAATCCTAACCGTTTTTCAAGAATGGTACTTCTATTTGAAGTTTCAATTGATTTAATGTATAATTGCATAAAccatttgaaagaaaaacagtaCATACGATTTAAGTATGATAGAGCATtaaatgtgttaaataaatctacacaatatttaacaaattgtaaataactttTCCGAAATTTGTTGATTTCCAATGATATAACTTTTGATAATTCTTGCTTTTTAATCACATTCAAAGTAAGATTTTTTGAAGAATCTAAAGTTTTTATAGCAGTCTCAtcttcaagaatatttatggttGTTGAAGATAAAGTATGCAAAATATTATCTTCttgttgttttaatattttcttgttaatagCATCTTCTAcaatcaaaatttcgaatttttcatgAAGTTCTggtttttctttgaaaactaCAAGATCCAGAAGTTTATCTTGAAGAGCTTCATTTGGAATAGAAAAATCAATTACTGTAAGCTTACTAAATACTTCAGGAGAGTACTGAGGATTGAATAGTCTTGTTGTAATATATAATCGAAAATCaggtgaatattttataatattgtaacCAGTATCCAAATACGATACTTCTCCATCAATATAAATtcgttttaaaagaaatggaTCCAATAATATTTCTAGTGTTTCTCCtatgttttcaattaacaCTGGATTTCCATTCTCAACACTACAATGAATAACTGACACACAATCAGAATCAGTGAGTTTTCTAACtttcaaatcatttcttttctcaatttttttaatccattGATTTGCTTGATTATGTGAATCAATAAATAAGCACCACAgttttgaattattcataataattgcattttcaACAGAAAATCTGTGTTTAGGTAACCCACAAAGATACCaatgatttatttcattctcttCTCCAAGTACACTTACTAAATTGTAGTCTACAGTAAACggaatttttatatctctTATGAATTGTTTCCACGTTTCTAAAATTTGATCACGAAAGACAGTTCTACATGATGCCATATAAGTTATTATTCCACATGATATGATCATATCTCCCACaagattattataattttcttgaagaCTTTCTGCACACTCCATCCAACGATCTTTTTCACTTCCCAGACTAGTAATTAAACTCTCTGCTTTATTTAGTTTGTTAGTACAGTTTTCTACTTCCTCTTCAAGTTTAAGTTTTTGTTGTAATGTTTCTTGAAGACTGTTATTTAGCGCTGCAAGTTTTGCATTTAATGCAGCAAGTGTTCTacgtttttcatttaaaaatgcttCAGCTTCATTGCATTCTCTTTGTGCAGTcaatagtttttcttttttaggtGCAACTGCCTTTGCAACTTCATCATAAGATACCATTGCGCGTACCCATTTACAAAGTCCTTCTGCTGCACTTGATGCTTTGGCTACAACGTGaggtttaaaattattatctgtCATATATGTTTTTTCAATAACTTGCATGATATTGTGTGGAATATTATCTTTATCATAATCttttaaattctgtaaaaaattcatgtcacCTAAAATGCGTTTGCTAGGACCCCAATAATCTGTCAACTTTTTACCAGTAACTGGATCAATAGGTTTATCTGGTAATACATCAAGCATAACACAAATTGCAGCCATGACGAGTTTAACAGTATCAGGAGGATTTTTCATAGCTTTCACAAGAGTAATATCTGTAggttttaatgtatttaatgcGGCAACAGCATCTTCTAAAATTGGTATTGCTACAGCAAGATCAGCTTCACATTCTACTTTTAAACGACCAGCAATTGCTGCTTTCTTAtttgctatttcttcttcttgttgtACGAGAATAGTCGCTCCCTCTACGGtagcattttcattttcaacttCCTTCATAGTCATCATAGTTTGCTGAGCAGATAACTCCAATTGTggttttaataatgttaatgtacCCTTCATCTCTTCGACTTGCTTTGCAGctaattccaatttttctaaacCTGTTAAATATCTACTTCGCGTTATAACAATGtctttttgcttttttgaCATGAGATAAGCATATAACTTTAACATATGTAAAAATGCAGATAATGTAATATGAATTGTTCGATCGGTTCCGTTGTAATATTCAGTACTTATTTCTTGCGcattgttatataattttacacaaGCTTTTACTACATCcgcttttatattttcatgaattttgatatctTGGACGTATTTTGAGCTTATTTCTTTGAGCGCAGTTATTGGCCACGTTTcataacaatttattgtacAGTATTTTACTAATTCTGGATACCTATGTAAATACGATctagtttctttatttgttgaattaaaGCATATCACGATATGCAGATTATTTTTGCATTGTTCTACAAAATAGTTCATTACGGAACGAATACTAATCTCTGTGATTTTATTGCCACCTTGAGCATGTAAACGTACCATTTCAATAATATCATACCTCTCcttaatagaaaatagatCGGGTATTTCTCCATTAGCTAATAAGCTACTAATATCACAAAGAAAATGATCTGTTATTTGtttgtcttttaaaaaaaatataatactctTTCTTAATGCACCACACTTTTGTAGAACTGTTTTCAAATCTTTTCTCCATACATTGAAGTCATTAGAGGAATGTAGAGATGGTTCAATTAATTCTTGTTGATGCATGTAAGCAACAAGACTCATTATAGATTTTCTACCAGACCCTATGCAAGAAAtcatcaataaattatttcttggtgTAGATacaattcttgaaattcttatcAAACATTGTAACACATAGTTTGTTACAACTATatcaatttgatttttaaaatttctattgtattcatttagatagaaaagaatttgattttttagcTTTTccatagaatttatttcttcatatttCTTATCTTTGTCTTTTTCAGTATCCATGAAACTGCTAAACATCAAGTCATTAAAGCTATCCTTTGTAATTTGATTCTTCTCAGACTTTGGTAAATAATCAAAAGCTGTTTCAAATGAATCTTTAAAATGACATTTAACATTATCTCTTATCTGTACAAAGAGCCAGTCTTTGTCGTTGTTATCTAATATCCTATCGCCAAAAACGCGCCATATCTCATGTGCCCAAAGACGAATAAAAGTAACTTTAGTTTCTATTGATTCCTTCTGAATAAGACTACATCCATTGATCACTCTGCTTATATCTCTTAGACTGAACTGGTATTGGAATTTTGCTGGTATCGGTCGTAGCGTCTTAATTAGAGAATTGTGAATATCGATTGTAGCATTAGTTATATTAGTTACACTGCTAAAGACATCAGCAgcaaaaagatttttttttaaattgatgaaaagtacattggaaaatattctgaATACAGTATCTGTAGGTGGTGTATACATGGTATACAAATTGAAGTATCTCAAAAATCTAGGACATATGTTAGTTTTGCTATTTCCTATAATAACAAGTGAAAACATAATAtcgtgaataaaaattttctcaGGTTCATCagaatcgtaaaaataattataagtatGATACTGCCGAAAAAGTTCTAAAATACTTTCTGATTTACGTCCATTTACTTCCACATTAAGATCATCTATGAAACTAATACACAATTTGTTTTTTGGTGGGCCATAATGTCCCttccttattttatttaattttgaaagtatcAATCGTTGTGTTTTGGGAACAGTATCCAAGGAAGTGAAACTAAAAAAGTTGATTACATACTTTtcttctaataattttgttgttagtaaatttttcattaaagaagTTTTTCCAATAGATGTATCTCCACAAAGGATGAAAGgctttttgtatttaatgtGCTTCAAGAACACATGATTGTATTTCATAGTGTTAACTgttgatacaaaaatttcattgcaattaGGTATTTCTAATaccttttcactttttaataaGTCACCCCAATACTTCCAATTACCGATacctttgaaaatgtaaaaatgatcTTGTATTAAACCTTCATGAGGTAGtgttatatcaaaatttttgattgaTTCTGGTTTTGGATATTCTTTATTGGTACCATCCCAAAGCATTGTACaaaaggaattaaatttaatatgagAATCCATATCTAAATTTCCTCCTAATCCCCATATAATAGATAATAGAAGTGCAACTTGCATccatattataaaatgattcgtttttcctttttcttctgtgttttctattttagcatcctttaaatacatttcaagTAAATTTAATGTTGATATTATACAATGTAATTGTCCAACAACTGAAGTTGAAGTGCAGTATTTctctataaattttaaagaaggaTCTAAAACCCaatcaaataatgaatataatactTCTTCATACCCCTTGTAGATATTATGTTTGTTAATATGTGTTTTAACATATGGTTTCCAATCGATAGAGCGTgattcgatataaattataccGCATCTTGATAAAATGGCAGGAGAAACGTTTATCATATTCATTGTTTCAAAGATAACAGACACTGAATCTgttacattcattttttcacCTGATGTCAAATGTAGTGCTTTGTTTGTATCAAGAACTGTATATAAACTTTCAATCCATACATCATTTAAAGGTCCATCGAATACTATCCATTTTTTGTCAGAAGAACTATTTTCCGAGAAAGAACGAAATATTTTGGAACATATTCCATCCTTCCAAGTTTTTGATTTCTCAACAAAATGACCAAAAAGTCGGTGAAGATTACATACTCCTGGAATTACAGTCTCTACTTTTACATTAACACCAAACTCAATACCCTGTTTATGTAAGGATGACAATACATCTACAAGAACATgcaaaatttctgtttttcccACAAAAGGATTACCAACAATCATTAGAGCTTGATGaatgtacattgtttcaaatatttgtatgattttaAGTTTGAATACATCATGAATATATAGAAATCTACGTTTACAAATCATCTCAAGGGTATTTAAAAGTACTGTATAATCAGGAGGTAGTAAAACAGTATCAGGAAATATATTGTgcactatatttttaaagatcaGTATGTCCATATTGCAAAGTTTGGGAAGACAAACATCGATCAGTGAACGTAAAAGTAACATGCTTTCATCTTCATCTGGGAAACttctctttaaataaattacagacCTAACAACTGCTTTTGCAGAGCATATATTAAAAGTGTTACACGATTCGCACCACAGCTGTTCAGACAGTATTTTGTACAATGTCACTAATTTTGAAGCTAGTAGTTTTGAATTAGATATGCCAGCAGCAAAAAGTTCAACTTCTACAATTCTACCAATATCTGGTGCCATCATAGAAATtgttctaaataatatttttaaattatcggGTAAATTAGAGTACTTAAACGAACCAAGGTTCGTGATAGTGCAAATATGCCCAGTTGGATTCATATTCAGTGTTGAACCCtcaaaagttattatttttaaattcgttgtTATTGCttggaaaatacaaataagATTTTGAGTAATCATGGATAGAAGTTCAAGTTTCAAACTATCAAAATTCTCAAAACAAAGCCATGCTCCACAAGAAATAAATCCTTTAAAAACTTGACAAAAAAAATCATAGGATAATATATCAGCACAGTTGAAGGTACGAAATTGTATTGCAATAGCTTTTGCCAAGCTTTGAACAGTCGTTGTTTTTCCTACAGCAGGTAGTCCTGTAATAGCTCcatataaatgatattcatATGCTTGCATAAGAGTATGGAAACATCTATCTGTTAGagtagtatttattatatgatgtTTGTAGTAATTATATTCGCATCCATAACTTATACTTGTATTAAACATTGATGCTTTAAcacaattttcttctaaatagTATCGTAATTGTGCAACCCATTCAAAATCTGTAGAtctcgtaatatttttatgcagtAATAATTTGATGACATCTTTTTGATTGcttatgataataattaaagacaTTAATACATCTCTGTACctttttgttgaatattttttcatttcattaattaaacaacTTACGTGGGtaacgtattttaaatataaagaattcaatgtttcgaaattaaatgatgtaaGGCAGTCGTGTACTTTAGAAGTCCAATAAAGTTGAAAAACGCAAACAACTACCATACTTGGGAAATTAGCAATGCTATTGTAcgtaaatgtttgattaaatACATTCCAGCATTGTAAAATGCTTTTTCTTATCAtaccatttatttcattttctagaTGTATCAACCATTTTTCTTCATGATcagaataaacattaatacatttttctaagtATAATTCCTCTCCATAATCACCAATAATGGAACAGATccagttttctttattaattcgtACTTTTTGTATACCCtcaaaacatttgtttaccGATATATGCAATTTTTCTAAGTTATTTGattcaaataatgtttgttGGATTTCTTtatcagaaagaaaaaagaatctcGGAAAACATAATCGTTTAGCTTCAATGTAATTTCTTACACCTTGATTTATGTGTTCAAGCTTTTCGTTAGTATCACAtaaagattttaaaattactggattattaatttcagtaaatgtaGGAGTCTCGCAtaatttgttttgaataatt is a window from the Hylaeus volcanicus isolate JK05 chromosome 7, UHH_iyHylVolc1.0_haploid, whole genome shotgun sequence genome containing:
- the LOC128879693 gene encoding dynein axonemal heavy chain 7-like; translated protein: MDINTINVHSYGSSNTITSINNQSSLYNKMKTCLKHIHFKEFPIQWETNILDLLPQNYRKKYCLLIQSMLKEVKDIYIKDMQNFVIRTVLSSPNDKEDPLSTISCTNHMFLKEKRAYNYETFRKHHKLLRKNYFLYLEPIKFIICLAQLKLPTIICNFEHYYCFGPMLLNDFQDMITNDIKKGSLIILNQFYNETSRIITETRVLKAVNPKKLPRIMQCMTNVFVQQILNMMMQSINYMLNIMSNGYYCPQIKFQLVMENNQLHISPNMEEIYSMYHSIIDKIGTVAQNLVPLEEWLSIKSHSKYIQIKLPDWYIKESHNKLQIVLHHLFEPINKHVIDMTEEFYPICAPNIKKRILSLTLGNINFDLYLKQIQKYNTYLVKANAIVGNTYYTIGKLEQNIAKEVLKTESYNIVNAFLMKLIKYHQEFNQCICSEFENLKAKSLNVSKDAKSLIELTEYILHASKVLIGSLESKIQNSIQMLSTLLEIAVLSEDHIELNKKTINWLHEIEPVFRQNNTLCEAMKNELEDEMQKRINDLNSEVDNIVPQLSVLDNMDDINRTGEYIEYYRGLLKQVNKINCEMQRINEEETLFKFPETEFPKIIELQDIIEPFHDLIYVIYQWQKDNAVWLDGPFEWLDATTVKSKTLNYFEKIMEMSQAFKTKIKMDLTANKCFKFSGIADDPDPMQQPAPLKLCWQALNDINDFKNYLPLVVCMCNSALQKRHWAEMSVICNFDLAPNAGTSLRKIISFNLMNDIEKYEAISVSANKELELQQKLSKMIKEWNTISFEISNDETSNMSVFSHLNDIEVLLEDHFIVIEEMRTSNFVKPIVSMVSNFSMSLVRIRNIIDQWNYIQVLILSLETTFCYPNIEIYLSKESALYTEVKNVLTIIQNKLCETPTFTEINNPVILKSLCDTNEKLEHINQGVRNYIEAKRLCFPRFFFLSDKEIQQTLFESNNLEKLHISVNKCFEGIQKVRINKENWICSIIGDYGEELYLEKCINVYSDHEEKWLIHLENEINGMIRKSILQCWNVFNQTFTYNSIANFPSMVVVCVFQLYWTSKVHDCLTSFNFETLNSLYLKYVTHVSCLINEMKKYSTKRYRDVLMSLIIIISNQKDVIKLLLHKNITRSTDFEWVAQLRYYLEENCVKASMFNTSISYGCEYNYYKHHIINTTLTDRCFHTLMQAYEYHLYGAITGLPAVGKTTTVQSLAKAIAIQFRTFNCADILSYDFFCQVFKGFISCGAWLCFENFDSLKLELLSMITQNLICIFQAITTNLKIITFEGSTLNMNPTGHICTITNLGSFKYSNLPDNLKILFRTISMMAPDIGRIVEVELFAAGISNSKLLASKLVTLYKILSEQLWCESCNTFNICSAKAVVRSVIYLKRSFPDEDESMLLLRSLIDVCLPKLCNMDILIFKNIVHNIFPDTVLLPPDYTVLLNTLEMICKRRFLYIHDVFKLKIIQIFETMYIHQALMIVGNPFVGKTEILHVLVDVLSSLHKQGIEFGVNVKVETVIPGVCNLHRLFGHFVEKSKTWKDGICSKIFRSFSENSSSDKKWIVFDGPLNDVWIESLYTVLDTNKALHLTSGEKMNVTDSVSVIFETMNMINVSPAILSRCGIIYIESRSIDWKPYVKTHINKHNIYKGYEEVLYSLFDWVLDPSLKFIEKYCTSTSVVGQLHCIISTLNLLEMYLKDAKIENTEEKGKTNHFIIWMQVALLLSIIWGLGGNLDMDSHIKFNSFCTMLWDGTNKEYPKPESIKNFDITLPHEGLIQDHFYIFKGIGNWKYWGDLLKSEKVLEIPNCNEIFVSTVNTMKYNHVFLKHIKYKKPFILCGDTSIGKTSLMKNLLTTKLLEEKYVINFFSFTSLDTVPKTQRLILSKLNKIRKGHYGPPKNKLCISFIDDLNVEVNGRKSESILELFRQYHTYNYFYDSDEPEKIFIHDIMFSLVIIGNSKTNICPRFLRYFNLYTMYTPPTDTVFRIFSNVLFINLKKNLFAADVFSSVTNITNATIDIHNSLIKTLRPIPAKFQYQFSLRDISRVINGCSLIQKESIETKVTFIRLWAHEIWRVFGDRILDNNDKDWLFVQIRDNVKCHFKDSFETAFDYLPKSEKNQITKDSFNDLMFSSFMDTEKDKDKKYEEINSMEKLKNQILFYLNEYNRNFKNQIDIVVTNYVLQCLIRISRIVSTPRNNLLMISCIGSGRKSIMSLVAYMHQQELIEPSLHSSNDFNVWRKDLKTVLQKCGALRKSIIFFLKDKQITDHFLCDISSLLANGEIPDLFSIKERYDIIEMVRLHAQGGNKITEISIRSVMNYFVEQCKNNLHIVICFNSTNKETRSYLHRYPELVKYCTINCYETWPITALKEISSKYVQDIKIHENIKADVVKACVKLYNNAQEISTEYYNGTDRTIHITLSAFLHMLKLYAYLMSKKQKDIVITRSRYLTGLEKLELAAKQVEEMKGTLTLLKPQLELSAQQTMMTMKEVENENATVEGATILVQQEEEIANKKAAIAGRLKVECEADLAVAIPILEDAVAALNTLKPTDITLVKAMKNPPDTVKLVMAAICVMLDVLPDKPIDPVTGKKLTDYWGPSKRILGDMNFLQNLKDYDKDNIPHNIMQVIEKTYMTDNNFKPHVVAKASSAAEGLCKWVRAMVSYDEVAKAVAPKKEKLLTAQRECNEAEAFLNEKRRTLAALNAKLAALNNSLQETLQQKLKLEEEVENCTNKLNKAESLITSLGSEKDRWMECAESLQENYNNLVGDMIISCGIITYMASCRTVFRDQILETWKQFIRDIKIPFTVDYNLVSVLGEENEINHWYLCGLPKHRFSVENAIIMNNSKLWCLFIDSHNQANQWIKKIEKRNDLKVRKLTDSDCVSVIHCSVENGNPVLIENIGETLEILLDPFLLKRIYIDGEVSYLDTGYNIIKYSPDFRLYITTRLFNPQYSPEVFSKLTVIDFSIPNEALQDKLLDLVVFKEKPELHEKFEILIVEDAINKKILKQQEDNILHTLSSTTINILEDETAIKTLDSSKNLTLNVIKKQELSKKLILTKILWPDKIIIHVMQMIENILGSIQSCSPQLKISQSYTESSCLTPLLFILPSCSSLLSLVSTYARTKGYLSKFISLSMSKGQEGKAKFLIQKAQREGGWVFLQNCHTVPHWMIQLEQICENCNISKVSINFRLWLSSYPIKEFPISILQNSIKIVHDYPLNIKETLLNIYQSEPITNKEFFEGCPGKDTAFSKLLFGLCLFHSIIKEKKNFEILGWNVPYDFDHSDFRISAMQMRNLINNTDYVPFDILLYLIGECNYGGKIMDDFDKRSLKYLLNDYCNIHIIEDQHYTCTSGIKELIPQRCEYLRIIEHIQRMPLDLSSKVFGFNKNGAIVRDTMLATNFLLSLSCMDPTVSLPNNQLSQEQILTLINDINDKLHDSLEINELQEKHNSSLQEPIDRVLLREVKLLKNILQVITETLSNLKLAFDGCVPFTDSLKKFTEELYKNKVPRAWKVIQNNITIENLPSYIDNLVKRTNFIKQWMNQGCPKVIWLDTLFFGKMFFSAILTTFSKRYGLPIEQIGFEFEVTTEEEVDVEDVDVYFIRGLHLCGARWDFEQNMLVESSTNVFWQDMPPIRLKCLQNKNDTEEFYKCPVYVSAVRHTDEYLQSMSKNYVISIPLKTDMLQTHWIKCGTALFCHVS